Proteins encoded by one window of Luteimonas yindakuii:
- a CDS encoding endonuclease/exonuclease/phosphatase family protein: MAIDPSTRRLRLLSANIQAGSSTRRYSDYATRSWSHVLPAGNKRWALDQIAQLAGTHDIVGLQEADPGSWRSGFTNQTHYLAERGGFDWWTHQPNRNVANLASSANGLLARLEPVEVQSHPLPGRISGRGMLLARFGEGAEGLSIAVAHLSLGAQSRRSQLSFIAELLHDHPNAVLMGDFNCTADTPEMQILYRNTSLQPPSCAIQTFPSWRPAKAIDHVLATGSLVCNDMQAMPAALSDHLAVSVALDVPVAALQSPNDAA, from the coding sequence ATGGCGATCGATCCTTCCACCCGCCGCCTGCGCCTGCTCAGCGCCAATATCCAGGCCGGCTCCAGCACGCGTCGCTACAGCGACTACGCCACCCGTAGCTGGTCGCACGTCCTGCCGGCCGGCAACAAGCGCTGGGCGCTCGACCAGATCGCCCAGCTCGCCGGCACCCATGACATCGTCGGCCTGCAGGAGGCCGACCCCGGCAGCTGGCGCTCGGGCTTCACCAACCAGACCCACTACCTCGCCGAGCGCGGTGGATTCGACTGGTGGACCCACCAGCCCAACCGCAACGTCGCCAACCTCGCCTCCAGCGCCAACGGCCTGCTGGCCCGCCTCGAGCCGGTGGAAGTGCAGTCGCATCCGCTGCCCGGGCGCATCTCCGGCCGCGGCATGCTGCTGGCGCGCTTCGGCGAGGGTGCCGAGGGCCTGAGCATCGCGGTGGCGCACCTGTCGCTGGGCGCGCAGTCACGTCGCTCGCAGCTGTCGTTCATCGCCGAGCTGCTGCACGACCATCCCAATGCCGTGCTGATGGGCGATTTCAACTGCACCGCCGATACCCCGGAGATGCAGATCCTCTATCGCAACACCTCGCTGCAGCCGCCGTCGTGCGCGATCCAGACCTTTCCGAGCTGGCGCCCGGCCAAGGCCATCGACCACGTGCTGGCCACCGGCTCGCTGGTCTGCAACGACATGCAGGCGATGCCGGCGGCGCTGTCCGACCACCTCGCGGTGTCGGTGGCGCTTGATGTGCCGGTGGCAGCGCTGCAGTCGCCGAACGACGCGGCGTAG
- a CDS encoding thiol:disulfide interchange protein DsbA/DsbL produces the protein MSTSRILVSLLLAAALAACGDREQAAPAATADTAATATTPAQDIAPADAAAVDSADAAVDPAANADAEAATPAPAATPPQGPAPVEGTDYVTIANGQPFQPLNGQVEVVEVFGYTCPACAAFEPQFSAWKKRQPADVRVTPLAAPFGGFWMPYARAFYTAESMGLIDRTHGAMFEAIHVQRSLPVQNVSDQQIAGFYANHGADAAQFASTMQSFTVNAKLKRAEQFIGRTGVDATPTLVVNGKYRVIGGRSFDDVLNTVEHLVAQERDAR, from the coding sequence ATGAGCACGTCACGCATCCTCGTTTCCCTGCTGCTGGCCGCCGCCCTGGCCGCCTGTGGCGACCGCGAGCAGGCCGCACCGGCCGCGACCGCGGATACCGCCGCCACGGCGACCACGCCTGCGCAGGACATCGCGCCCGCCGACGCGGCTGCCGTGGACTCCGCCGACGCCGCTGTCGACCCCGCCGCGAACGCGGACGCCGAAGCCGCCACGCCGGCGCCTGCCGCGACGCCGCCGCAGGGCCCGGCCCCGGTCGAGGGCACCGATTACGTGACGATCGCCAACGGCCAGCCGTTCCAGCCGCTCAACGGCCAGGTCGAGGTGGTCGAGGTATTCGGCTACACCTGCCCGGCCTGCGCCGCGTTCGAGCCGCAGTTCTCGGCGTGGAAGAAGCGCCAGCCGGCCGATGTCCGCGTGACCCCGCTGGCCGCCCCGTTCGGCGGTTTCTGGATGCCGTACGCGCGCGCCTTCTACACCGCCGAATCCATGGGCCTGATCGATCGCACCCACGGTGCGATGTTCGAAGCCATCCACGTGCAGCGCAGCCTGCCGGTGCAGAACGTCAGCGACCAGCAGATCGCCGGCTTCTACGCCAACCATGGCGCCGACGCCGCGCAGTTCGCCAGCACCATGCAGAGCTTCACCGTCAACGCCAAGCTCAAGCGTGCCGAGCAGTTCATCGGCCGCACCGGCGTCGACGCAACGCCGACGCTGGTGGTCAACGGCAAGTACCGCGTCATCGGTGGGCGCTCGTTCGACGACGTGCTCAACACCGTCGAGCACCTGGTCGCGCAGGAACGCGACGCCCGCTGA
- a CDS encoding thiol:disulfide interchange protein DsbA/DsbL, with protein MHLPRRLLTCLAAFCLALALPLASAHEGHPPVEGVDYVRIPDGRRLSPPDGRIEVVEIFSYACGHCADLHPLIEPWQRALPDDVRFSYLPVVYLPDDAFATAYFAAEEIGALEQTHAATFDAMHRARRLPRNATTAELAWFYEQLGVDRARLDAAMASAQTRQKLNDARDFLLRSGAQGTPTLIINGRYRVQARSLRELLHTAGQLIAAERQAGG; from the coding sequence ATGCACCTGCCCCGCCGGCTGCTGACCTGCCTCGCCGCGTTCTGCCTGGCCCTTGCCCTACCGCTGGCGTCCGCCCATGAGGGCCATCCGCCGGTGGAAGGCGTCGACTACGTGCGCATCCCCGACGGACGCCGGCTGTCACCGCCGGATGGCCGGATCGAGGTGGTGGAGATCTTCTCGTATGCCTGTGGCCACTGCGCCGACCTGCATCCGCTGATCGAGCCCTGGCAGCGCGCGCTGCCCGACGACGTGCGTTTCAGCTACCTGCCCGTGGTGTACCTGCCCGACGACGCGTTCGCGACGGCCTACTTCGCCGCCGAGGAGATCGGTGCGCTGGAGCAGACGCACGCGGCGACCTTCGATGCGATGCATCGCGCGCGCCGGCTGCCGCGCAACGCCACCACCGCCGAACTGGCCTGGTTCTACGAGCAGCTCGGGGTGGATCGCGCGCGTCTGGATGCGGCCATGGCCAGCGCGCAGACCCGGCAGAAACTGAACGATGCCCGCGATTTCCTGCTGCGCAGTGGCGCGCAGGGCACCCCCACCCTCATCATCAACGGCCGTTACCGCGTGCAGGCGCGCAGCCTGCGCGAGCTGTTGCACACGGCCGGGCAGCTGATCGCCGCCGAACGCCAGGCCGGCGGCTGA
- the yihA gene encoding ribosome biogenesis GTP-binding protein YihA/YsxC encodes MTNFLARSRYRLAAHTPAQLPPDIGYEVAFAGRSNAGKSSALNAMCQQNALARVSKTPGRTQQLVFFQVEPYEDRHLVDLPGYGYAKVPKDLQAHWQAFIAGYFARREALRGLVVVMDIRHPLRDYDRQMLGYAVERGLPAHVLLTKADKLGRGGSGNVLLQVRRDLQQAYGDTVSVQTFSALHKLGIEEACGVVNGWLGLPPAR; translated from the coding sequence ATGACCAACTTTCTTGCCCGCTCCCGTTACCGGCTGGCGGCGCACACGCCCGCCCAGCTTCCGCCCGACATCGGCTACGAAGTCGCTTTCGCCGGCCGTTCCAACGCCGGCAAGTCCAGCGCGCTCAACGCGATGTGCCAGCAGAACGCGCTCGCGCGGGTATCGAAGACCCCCGGCCGCACCCAGCAGCTGGTGTTCTTCCAGGTGGAGCCGTACGAAGACCGCCACCTCGTCGACCTGCCCGGTTACGGCTACGCCAAGGTGCCCAAGGACCTGCAGGCGCACTGGCAGGCCTTCATCGCCGGCTACTTCGCCCGCCGCGAAGCGCTGCGCGGACTGGTGGTGGTGATGGACATCCGCCATCCGCTCCGCGACTACGACCGGCAGATGCTCGGCTATGCGGTCGAACGCGGGCTTCCCGCGCACGTGCTGCTGACCAAGGCCGACAAGCTCGGTCGCGGCGGCTCCGGCAACGTGCTGCTGCAGGTGCGCCGCGACCTCCAGCAGGCCTATGGCGACACCGTTTCGGTGCAGACCTTTTCGGCCCTGCACAAGCTCGGGATCGAAGAGGCCTGTGGCGTGGTCAACGGCTGGCTCGGGTTGCCCCCGGCGCGCTGA
- a CDS encoding glutamate--cysteine ligase has protein sequence MPTASRSPDAPIVDPRELTAEIASGEKPRADWRIGTEHEKFGFRLDDLRPPTFDGERGIEALLDGLTRFGWDPVRENGRTVALLRDGASVTLEPAGQLELSGAPLLDIHETCQEVGNHLYEVKAVADELRLGFLGMGFQPKWRRDEMPWMPKGRYKIMREYMPKVGSLGLDMMTRTCTVQVNLDYITEADMVKKFRVALALQPIATALFADSPFTEGRPNGYLSYRSHIWTDTDGDRTGMLDFVFEDGFGYERYVDYILDVPMYFAYRDGVYHDASGQSFRDFLRGGLPALPGELPTLRDWSDHMTTAFPEVRLKKFLEMRGADGGPWNRLCALPAFWVGLLYDDAALDAAWDLVRDFTRAERHALRDGVPRTALATPFRGSSVRELAIEALKISAAGLRRRDRRNAQDIDEVRFLEPLIELAEAGQTPAERKLELFHGEWGGDIDRVFREFAY, from the coding sequence GTGCCCACAGCCAGTCGTTCCCCTGATGCCCCGATAGTTGACCCGCGCGAACTGACCGCGGAGATCGCCTCCGGCGAGAAGCCGCGGGCCGACTGGCGCATCGGCACCGAACACGAGAAGTTCGGCTTCCGCCTCGACGACCTGCGTCCGCCCACGTTCGATGGCGAGCGCGGCATCGAGGCGCTGCTCGATGGCCTGACCCGCTTCGGCTGGGATCCGGTGCGCGAGAACGGGCGCACGGTCGCGCTGCTGCGCGATGGCGCGTCGGTGACGCTGGAGCCGGCGGGGCAGCTGGAACTGTCGGGTGCGCCGTTGCTCGACATCCACGAGACCTGCCAGGAAGTGGGCAACCACCTCTACGAGGTCAAGGCGGTCGCTGACGAGTTGCGGCTGGGCTTCCTCGGCATGGGCTTCCAGCCGAAGTGGCGTCGCGACGAGATGCCATGGATGCCCAAGGGGCGTTACAAAATCATGCGCGAGTACATGCCGAAGGTCGGCAGCCTCGGCCTCGACATGATGACGCGCACCTGCACGGTGCAGGTCAACCTGGACTACATCACCGAAGCGGACATGGTGAAGAAGTTCCGCGTGGCGCTGGCGCTGCAGCCGATCGCCACCGCGCTGTTCGCCGATTCGCCGTTCACCGAAGGCCGGCCCAACGGATATCTGAGCTACCGCTCGCATATCTGGACCGACACCGACGGCGACCGCACCGGCATGCTCGACTTCGTGTTCGAGGACGGCTTCGGCTACGAGCGCTACGTCGATTACATCCTCGACGTGCCGATGTATTTCGCCTACCGCGACGGCGTCTACCACGACGCCAGCGGGCAGAGCTTCCGTGATTTCCTGCGCGGTGGGTTGCCGGCATTGCCGGGCGAACTGCCGACGCTGCGCGACTGGTCGGACCACATGACCACCGCCTTCCCGGAAGTGCGGCTGAAGAAGTTCCTGGAGATGCGCGGCGCCGATGGCGGACCGTGGAACCGGCTGTGTGCGCTGCCGGCGTTCTGGGTGGGATTGCTGTACGACGATGCCGCGCTCGACGCCGCCTGGGACCTGGTGCGCGACTTCACCCGCGCCGAACGGCATGCCCTGCGCGACGGGGTGCCACGCACCGCGCTGGCGACGCCGTTCCGCGGCAGCAGCGTGCGCGAGCTGGCGATCGAGGCATTGAAGATCAGCGCCGCCGGGCTGCGTCGTCGCGATCGCCGCAACGCACAGGACATCGACGAGGTGCGCTTCCTCGAGCCGCTGATCGAACTCGCCGAGGCCGGGCAGACCCCGGCCGAGCGCAAGCTCGAACTGTTCCACGGCGAGTGGGGCGGCGACATCGACCGCGTGTTCCGCGAGTTCGCGTACTGA
- a CDS encoding ferritin-like domain-containing protein, which yields MENEIHTGTNRTGMKASPVDARKLLEVRELQTTMPDPEVDAVALRAAYLTEAGPVGSMPPPPTLRGMAGTAMKALTGKKMHVLLDKIAERAAFERTGTRLYDMMLQKVAVAPALPAGMTIDGVREIRDEEHSHYLLLAAAIETLGADPTAMTPCADVTGVQGMGLVQAMGEPRLTIAQALSTLLAAEVIDNASWELLIDLAQQFGQDELVAQFTEALAAEQRHEATVRQWMATALTEEAGL from the coding sequence ATGGAAAACGAAATCCACACCGGCACCAACCGCACCGGCATGAAGGCGTCACCGGTGGACGCGCGCAAGCTGCTGGAAGTGCGTGAGCTGCAGACCACCATGCCCGATCCCGAGGTCGATGCCGTCGCGCTGCGAGCTGCGTACCTGACCGAAGCCGGGCCGGTGGGCTCGATGCCGCCGCCGCCGACCCTGCGCGGCATGGCCGGCACGGCGATGAAGGCGCTGACCGGCAAGAAGATGCACGTGCTGCTGGACAAGATCGCCGAGCGCGCCGCGTTCGAACGCACCGGCACCCGGCTGTACGACATGATGCTGCAGAAGGTCGCCGTGGCCCCCGCATTGCCGGCGGGCATGACCATCGACGGCGTGCGCGAGATCCGCGACGAGGAGCATTCGCACTACCTGCTGCTGGCCGCCGCGATCGAGACGCTGGGCGCCGACCCGACCGCGATGACCCCATGCGCCGACGTCACCGGCGTGCAGGGCATGGGCCTGGTGCAGGCGATGGGCGAGCCGCGCCTGACCATCGCGCAGGCACTGTCGACGCTGCTGGCCGCCGAGGTCATCGACAACGCCTCGTGGGAACTGCTGATCGATCTTGCGCAGCAGTTCGGCCAGGACGAGCTTGTCGCACAGTTCACCGAAGCGCTGGCCGCGGAGCAGCGCCACGAGGCAACGGTGCGCCAGTGGATGGCGACGGCACTGACCGAGGAAGCAGGCCTCTGA
- the ppc gene encoding phosphoenolpyruvate carboxylase yields the protein MQASTIAATTQDIPDDDPLREPIEFAHTDVLLRDDVRRLGALVGDMLAEQGSPGLLAQVEAVRRAAIARRESSLPVDDLAERLSRIELHDAEALVRAFAAYFGATNIAERVHRIRRRRDYQREAAVPQPGGLQAVLEALRDEGVDSDEVLALLPRLRIEPVFTAHPTEAMRRALLEKEREIVARLVADIDRGRTPGERAVDVERIRQALTAAWQTSEAPPTRPTVLDEMEHVGFYLGDVLYRVLPTFYREFGDALEAVFGARPELPVMLRFGTWVGGDMDGNPNVGADTILATLAAQRAQVVGNYQADLAKLMRVLTQTGERAGIDPAVAARLQAYRQLLPDAAKRLKPRQVDMVYRQLLDMMRARLEATAQGDAAGYPDAAALLADLDLVADSLGAHRGQHAGLHALERVRLRVRSFGFHLARLDLRQDSAVHDAAIAQLLGDADWPAGALDARLADLHRWLDGGVPTTTPDEATVRTLAVFAAVREARARYGEHAFGPYIVSMSRSAVDALAVLALARQGGCVEDDAVPLDVAPLFETVDDLQAAPGVMRSLFDDPLYRAHLASRGNRQTVMLGYSDSTKDGGVLASRWALQSTQAELVALAREAGVRIVFFHGRGGSVSRGGGKTERAIIAAPRGSIDGTLRVTEQGEVIHRKYGIRALALRNLEQTTAAVLRATLRPRAAEPRQDAWRMQMTGLAQWSRTHYRALVHEHPDFIAYFRAATPIDVIERLQIGSRPSRRRDGGVGNLRAIPWVFAWSQNRSGLTGWYGVGTALARGIEAWGLGPLQEMARDWPFFAATLDDIEMLLAKSDLDIFERYSRLAGELHGPMFDDIAGEFTRTRDAILAIKGRDELLADDYRLGLSIRLRNPYVDPISLLQVELLRRWRADGSTDDATLRALIATVNGIAAGIQNTG from the coding sequence ATGCAAGCCTCCACGATCGCCGCGACGACGCAGGACATTCCGGACGACGACCCGCTGCGCGAACCGATCGAGTTCGCCCACACCGACGTGCTGCTGCGCGACGACGTGCGGCGGCTGGGTGCGCTGGTCGGCGACATGCTCGCCGAGCAGGGCTCGCCGGGCCTGCTCGCGCAGGTGGAAGCGGTGCGCCGCGCCGCGATCGCCCGGCGCGAGTCGTCGCTGCCGGTCGACGACCTTGCCGAGCGCCTGTCGCGGATCGAGCTGCACGATGCCGAGGCCCTGGTGCGCGCGTTCGCCGCCTACTTCGGCGCCACCAACATCGCCGAACGCGTGCACCGCATCCGTCGTCGTCGTGACTACCAGCGCGAAGCCGCGGTGCCGCAACCCGGTGGTCTGCAAGCCGTGCTGGAAGCGCTGCGCGACGAGGGCGTCGACAGCGACGAAGTGCTGGCGCTGCTGCCACGCCTGCGCATCGAGCCGGTGTTCACCGCGCACCCGACCGAAGCCATGCGCCGCGCACTGCTGGAGAAGGAGCGCGAGATCGTCGCCCGGCTGGTGGCGGACATCGATCGCGGGCGCACGCCCGGCGAGCGTGCGGTGGACGTCGAGCGCATCCGCCAGGCATTGACCGCGGCCTGGCAGACCTCGGAAGCGCCACCGACGCGACCCACGGTGCTCGACGAGATGGAGCATGTCGGCTTCTATCTCGGCGACGTGCTGTACCGGGTGCTGCCGACCTTCTACCGCGAATTCGGCGATGCGCTGGAAGCGGTGTTCGGCGCGCGGCCGGAGTTGCCAGTGATGCTGCGGTTCGGCACCTGGGTCGGCGGCGACATGGATGGCAACCCCAATGTCGGCGCCGACACCATCCTCGCCACGCTCGCGGCGCAACGCGCGCAGGTGGTGGGCAACTACCAGGCCGACCTCGCCAAGCTGATGCGCGTGCTCACGCAGACCGGGGAGCGTGCCGGGATCGACCCGGCCGTGGCTGCACGCCTGCAGGCCTACCGGCAACTGCTGCCGGATGCGGCGAAGCGCCTCAAGCCGCGCCAGGTGGACATGGTCTACCGGCAGCTGCTGGACATGATGCGGGCGCGCCTCGAAGCCACCGCGCAGGGCGACGCCGCCGGCTACCCCGATGCCGCCGCGCTGCTCGCCGACCTCGACCTCGTGGCCGACAGCCTGGGCGCGCATCGCGGCCAGCACGCCGGCCTGCATGCACTCGAGCGCGTCCGCCTGCGCGTGCGCAGCTTCGGTTTCCACCTTGCCCGGCTCGACCTGCGCCAGGATTCGGCGGTGCACGATGCCGCGATCGCGCAGTTGCTGGGCGATGCCGACTGGCCGGCGGGTGCACTCGACGCGCGCCTGGCCGACCTGCATCGCTGGCTCGACGGCGGGGTGCCGACCACGACGCCGGACGAAGCCACCGTCCGCACCCTCGCGGTGTTCGCCGCCGTGCGCGAGGCACGTGCGCGCTATGGCGAACATGCGTTCGGTCCGTACATCGTCAGCATGAGCCGCAGTGCCGTCGATGCGCTGGCGGTGCTGGCGCTGGCGCGGCAGGGCGGGTGCGTGGAGGACGACGCGGTACCGCTGGACGTCGCCCCGCTGTTCGAAACCGTCGACGACCTGCAGGCCGCACCGGGCGTGATGCGCTCGCTGTTCGACGATCCGCTGTACCGCGCGCACCTGGCCAGCCGCGGCAACCGGCAGACGGTGATGCTCGGGTATTCCGACAGCACCAAGGATGGCGGCGTGCTGGCGTCGCGCTGGGCGCTGCAGAGCACCCAGGCGGAGCTGGTCGCGCTGGCCCGCGAGGCCGGCGTGCGCATCGTGTTCTTCCATGGCCGCGGTGGCTCGGTGAGCCGCGGCGGCGGCAAGACCGAGCGCGCGATCATCGCCGCGCCGCGCGGCTCCATCGACGGCACCCTGCGGGTGACCGAGCAGGGCGAGGTCATCCACCGCAAGTACGGCATCCGCGCCCTGGCGTTGCGCAACCTCGAGCAGACCACCGCCGCGGTGCTGCGTGCGACGCTGCGCCCGCGTGCAGCCGAGCCGCGACAGGATGCCTGGCGCATGCAGATGACCGGGCTCGCGCAATGGTCACGCACGCACTACCGCGCGCTGGTCCACGAGCATCCCGACTTCATCGCCTATTTCCGTGCGGCCACGCCGATCGACGTGATCGAGCGGCTGCAGATCGGCTCGCGTCCATCTCGACGTCGCGATGGGGGCGTCGGCAACCTGCGCGCGATTCCGTGGGTGTTCGCCTGGTCGCAGAACCGCTCCGGGCTTACCGGCTGGTACGGCGTCGGCACCGCGCTCGCACGCGGCATCGAGGCCTGGGGCCTGGGCCCGTTGCAGGAAATGGCGCGCGACTGGCCGTTCTTCGCCGCCACCCTCGACGACATCGAGATGCTGCTGGCGAAGTCCGACCTCGACATCTTCGAGCGCTACTCGCGCCTGGCAGGCGAGCTGCACGGCCCGATGTTCGACGACATCGCCGGCGAGTTCACGCGCACCCGCGACGCGATCCTGGCGATCAAGGGTCGCGACGAGCTGCTGGCCGACGACTACCGGCTGGGCCTGTCGATCCGCCTGCGCAACCCCTACGTGGACCCGATCAGCCTGCTGCAGGTCGAGCTGCTGCGCCGCTGGCGTGCCGACGGCAGCACCGACGACGCGACGCTGCGTGCACTCATCGCCACCGTCAACGGCATCGCCGCGGGGATCCAGAACACCGGTTGA
- a CDS encoding glutathione S-transferase family protein, producing the protein MAEHELVFHTNPMSRGRIVRWMLEELGVEYRTVVQEYGGSMKSAEYLAINPMGKVPAIEHRGVVVTEAAAICAYLADAFPQAGLAPATDDPRRGPYLRWLFFAAGPVEAAVTARAMGLLAPPEKAGMVGYGSYDQTIDALEGAAASASPWLLGERFSAADVYVGGQVDFGLGFQSIPARDAFTAWAERLRAREAYQRAKALDDALMPARG; encoded by the coding sequence ATGGCCGAACACGAACTGGTCTTCCATACCAACCCGATGTCGCGCGGCCGGATCGTGCGCTGGATGCTCGAGGAGCTCGGCGTCGAATACCGCACGGTGGTGCAGGAGTACGGCGGCAGCATGAAGTCCGCCGAGTACCTCGCCATCAACCCGATGGGCAAGGTGCCGGCGATCGAGCATCGCGGCGTGGTGGTCACCGAGGCCGCGGCAATCTGCGCCTACCTGGCCGATGCCTTCCCGCAGGCGGGGCTTGCCCCCGCCACCGATGACCCGCGGCGCGGTCCGTACCTGCGCTGGCTGTTCTTCGCCGCCGGACCGGTGGAAGCGGCGGTGACGGCCAGGGCAATGGGCCTGCTGGCACCGCCGGAGAAGGCCGGCATGGTCGGTTACGGCAGCTACGACCAGACCATCGACGCGCTGGAAGGCGCGGCCGCATCGGCCTCGCCGTGGCTGCTGGGCGAACGCTTCAGCGCAGCCGACGTGTACGTGGGCGGCCAGGTCGATTTCGGTCTGGGGTTCCAGTCGATCCCGGCCCGTGATGCCTTCACCGCCTGGGCCGAGCGCCTGCGCGCGCGGGAGGCCTACCAGCGGGCGAAAGCGCTCGACGATGCGCTGATGCCGGCGCGCGGCTGA
- a CDS encoding metal/formaldehyde-sensitive transcriptional repressor, producing MPHSPEEKKKVRARVRRIRGQCDALDRALEAGADCAPVLQQIAAIRGAVNGLMSEVLESHLREQFGHAAHDDGERAARVAEMTGLIRSYLK from the coding sequence ATGCCGCACTCGCCCGAAGAAAAGAAGAAGGTCCGCGCCCGCGTGCGCCGTATCCGCGGCCAGTGCGATGCGCTCGATCGCGCACTGGAAGCCGGTGCCGACTGCGCGCCGGTGCTGCAGCAGATCGCGGCGATCCGCGGCGCGGTCAACGGGCTGATGAGCGAGGTGCTGGAGTCGCACCTGCGCGAGCAGTTCGGCCACGCCGCGCACGACGACGGCGAGCGTGCCGCGCGCGTCGCCGAGATGACGGGCCTGATCCGCTCGTATCTGAAGTGA